One genomic segment of Caldimonas brevitalea includes these proteins:
- a CDS encoding TnsA endonuclease N-terminal domain-containing protein, with protein MRKGQRFTPKRLQKWVEQGRGAGFGEGYQPWHQVTRADPGSRGRSHLINSKLGRLHHFLSDLEFIAFSFATMLPGVVDIQEQFPLSLNAERLHLGSYTTFSRTSMPGTQQLAAALGLPHPKVRRDGQAASWVMSTDLVLTLAGDNGRQRVAVSVKPARACSGKRQLELLAIEREYWATREVPWLLITQDEYDPMVAWAIRAGTIWALGMPEVERQLIDACSEYVAGQRWPSLGDVFDRLPQLLGVEQGQAQCAFWQAVWCGALPLDLATAIRPASKLQLLKPSAFWDQNPIAARRSAWTA; from the coding sequence ATGAGAAAAGGACAGCGCTTCACGCCGAAGCGGTTGCAGAAGTGGGTCGAACAAGGCCGTGGCGCGGGCTTCGGCGAGGGCTACCAGCCGTGGCACCAGGTCACCCGAGCCGACCCTGGCAGCCGGGGCCGCTCTCACCTCATCAACTCAAAGCTGGGCAGGCTGCACCATTTCCTTTCAGATCTCGAGTTCATCGCGTTCTCGTTCGCCACGATGCTGCCCGGGGTCGTCGACATCCAAGAGCAGTTTCCGTTGTCCCTAAACGCTGAGCGCCTGCATCTCGGGAGCTACACGACGTTCAGCAGGACGTCCATGCCGGGGACGCAGCAGCTCGCAGCAGCTCTGGGCTTGCCCCACCCGAAGGTGCGAAGGGACGGACAGGCCGCGTCGTGGGTCATGTCGACGGACTTGGTGCTTACGTTGGCCGGCGACAACGGTCGGCAGCGAGTTGCAGTCAGCGTCAAACCGGCCAGGGCCTGCAGCGGCAAACGACAGCTGGAGCTGCTTGCCATCGAGAGAGAGTACTGGGCGACGCGCGAGGTGCCTTGGCTGTTGATCACCCAGGACGAGTACGACCCGATGGTGGCTTGGGCGATCCGTGCGGGGACGATTTGGGCGCTTGGCATGCCGGAGGTAGAGCGCCAGCTGATCGACGCTTGCTCTGAGTACGTTGCTGGTCAGAGGTGGCCGTCGCTCGGCGATGTCTTCGATCGGCTTCCGCAGCTGTTGGGCGTGGAGCAAGGTCAAGCACAGTGCGCTTTCTGGCAAGCCGTCTGGTGCGGCGCTCTGCCGTTGGACCTCGCCACGGCCATCCGACCGGCATCCAAGCTCCAACTGCTCAAGCCCTCTGCCTTTTGGGACCAGAACCCCATCGCCGCTCGGAGGTCAGCATGGACTGCTTGA
- a CDS encoding restriction endonuclease subunit S produces MSAVLEAQEPTARYLNSVQPALVQQFGLLASASGGMVRLRELVLALAIEGKLVPQDPRDASAGALLARVQARRKQLVAEGKIKAGKSEAPSVDQDSPFVVPSGWEWICAADVCVVITDGDHQAPPKAHSGVPFLVIGDVRDGAVGLGSATRFVPREYFDALDWGKKPLQGDILYTTVGSLGIPVPVVHQQVFCFQRHIALLRPGLPELQAYLTLALQSRLAFDQAASGATGIAQKTVPLSVLRSLRLPLPPLAEQSRIVARVDELMRLCDALEAKGRLGAEQHARLLGTLLGTLIDSSTPEELAANWQRIADHFDLLLDRPEAVDALEQTILQLAVRGLLVQQDANDETASDLLARVRAEKERLIRAGELKGEKPLAEIDDVPFNIPRGWAWARLGELGISFDYGSSQKSCDDTAAVPILRMGNVQASRVVFSNLKFLKDQKEELPSLLLEEGDLLFNRTNSFELVGKTALFEGFGRPVTFASYLIRIRPNKSLCDPRYMNIFMNTQDCRKTEIEPDLTQQTGQANYNGTKLRNIRVPLPPREEQTRIVARVTELRRLCADLRQRLDRSSTTQTSLADALVEQALSA; encoded by the coding sequence GTGAGTGCGGTGCTTGAGGCGCAGGAGCCAACTGCCCGGTACTTGAACTCGGTGCAACCTGCGCTGGTGCAGCAGTTTGGGCTGCTGGCGTCGGCGTCGGGTGGGATGGTGCGATTGCGGGAACTGGTACTGGCGCTGGCGATAGAAGGCAAGCTGGTGCCGCAGGACCCGCGCGACGCTTCTGCCGGCGCCTTACTCGCGCGCGTTCAGGCGAGGCGAAAGCAGTTGGTCGCAGAGGGAAAAATCAAAGCTGGCAAGTCAGAGGCGCCGTCCGTGGACCAAGACTCGCCGTTTGTCGTCCCTTCCGGTTGGGAGTGGATCTGCGCAGCCGACGTATGTGTCGTCATTACGGATGGAGATCACCAGGCGCCACCGAAGGCCCACTCGGGAGTTCCGTTCCTCGTGATCGGAGACGTACGCGATGGTGCCGTCGGTCTTGGCTCAGCGACCCGCTTTGTGCCGCGCGAGTACTTCGATGCTCTGGACTGGGGGAAGAAGCCCCTTCAGGGAGACATCCTGTACACGACAGTTGGAAGCCTCGGCATTCCAGTCCCCGTCGTTCACCAGCAGGTGTTCTGCTTTCAACGCCACATTGCGTTGCTGCGGCCCGGCTTGCCCGAGCTACAGGCATATCTCACCTTGGCGTTGCAGAGCCGCTTAGCCTTTGACCAGGCCGCGAGTGGTGCAACCGGCATCGCACAGAAGACAGTCCCATTGTCTGTTCTTCGCAGTCTGCGTTTGCCGCTGCCACCGCTGGCCGAGCAATCCCGTATTGTTGCCCGCGTCGACGAACTGATGCGCCTGTGCGATGCGCTCGAAGCGAAGGGCCGGCTCGGAGCGGAGCAGCACGCCCGCCTACTCGGCACCCTGCTGGGCACGCTGATCGACAGCAGCACGCCCGAGGAACTGGCCGCGAACTGGCAACGCATCGCCGACCACTTCGACCTGCTGCTCGACCGCCCCGAGGCCGTGGATGCGCTGGAGCAGACCATCCTGCAACTGGCAGTGCGCGGGTTGCTGGTTCAGCAGGATGCCAACGATGAAACTGCAAGCGACCTACTGGCGAGGGTGCGAGCCGAGAAGGAGCGTTTGATACGTGCGGGCGAACTGAAGGGTGAAAAGCCGCTTGCGGAGATCGACGACGTGCCTTTCAACATCCCTCGCGGTTGGGCGTGGGCACGCTTGGGCGAGCTTGGCATTTCGTTCGACTATGGGTCGTCCCAAAAATCCTGCGACGACACCGCTGCCGTCCCAATTCTCAGGATGGGCAACGTTCAAGCAAGCCGGGTGGTATTTAGCAACCTCAAGTTCTTGAAGGACCAGAAAGAAGAATTGCCGAGCCTCCTTCTTGAAGAGGGTGATTTGCTTTTCAACCGAACCAACAGCTTCGAGCTCGTCGGCAAGACTGCCTTGTTCGAAGGGTTTGGTCGACCCGTCACCTTCGCCTCATACCTGATCAGGATTCGTCCGAATAAGTCGCTTTGCGATCCCAGGTATATGAACATTTTCATGAACACTCAGGACTGTCGCAAGACTGAAATCGAGCCTGACCTCACCCAACAAACAGGACAGGCCAACTACAACGGCACAAAGCTGAGGAATATTCGGGTACCGCTTCCTCCGCGCGAAGAACAAACCCGCATCGTCGCCCGCGTCACCGAACTACGTCGCCTTTGCGCGGACCTTCGCCAGCGCCTGGATCGCAGCAGCACGACGCAGACATCACTCGCAGATGCCTTAGTTGAACAAGCGCTGTCAGCGTAG
- a CDS encoding type I restriction-modification system subunit M: protein MSNLTPVIKSIQDVMRQDAGINGDAQRIEQMVWLLFLKVFDALEEELELTRDDYKSPIPDHLRWRNWAADPEGITGEALLDFVNNTLFPKLKALPADPVRNPRGSVVRGVFEDANNFMKSGQLLRQVINKLGAIDFNRQSERHQFNDLYEKILRDLQSAGNAGEFYTPRAVTQFMVDMVNPQLGEKVLDPATGTGGFLVCAIEHLRKQVKNTEHEALLQNSIYGVEKKQLPHMLCVTNLMLHGIEVPSNVRHDNTLARPLRDYAPAERVDVVLTNPPFGGIEEPGIEAGFPADVRTKETADLFLVLIKHILKANGRAALVLPDGTLFGEGVKTRIKEQLLAECNLHTIVRLPNGVFAPYTGIKTNLLFFTKGRPTEAIWYYEHPYPPGAKSYNKTKPIRIEEFDAEKAWWGSEADGFAARVENGRAWKVDIAAIQAAGYNLDQKNPHTPDAVSHDPDELLREYARLQTETQGLRNQLKAILAESLMRARA, encoded by the coding sequence ATGTCCAACCTCACCCCCGTTATCAAGTCCATCCAGGACGTTATGCGCCAGGACGCCGGCATCAACGGCGACGCGCAGCGCATCGAGCAGATGGTCTGGCTGCTGTTCCTGAAAGTCTTCGACGCACTGGAGGAAGAGCTGGAGCTGACCCGGGACGACTACAAGAGCCCCATCCCCGACCACCTGCGCTGGCGAAACTGGGCGGCCGACCCCGAGGGCATCACAGGCGAGGCGCTGCTGGACTTCGTCAACAACACGCTCTTCCCCAAGCTCAAGGCCCTGCCGGCCGACCCTGTCCGCAACCCGCGCGGCTCGGTTGTGCGCGGCGTGTTCGAAGACGCCAACAACTTCATGAAGAGCGGCCAGCTGCTGCGGCAGGTGATCAACAAGCTCGGTGCCATCGACTTCAACCGCCAGTCCGAGCGCCACCAGTTCAACGACCTGTACGAGAAGATTCTGCGTGACCTGCAGAGCGCCGGCAACGCGGGTGAGTTCTACACGCCGCGGGCCGTCACGCAGTTCATGGTGGACATGGTCAACCCGCAACTGGGCGAGAAGGTGCTGGACCCCGCTACTGGCACGGGCGGGTTCCTGGTCTGCGCCATCGAGCACCTGCGCAAGCAGGTGAAGAACACCGAGCACGAGGCGCTGCTGCAGAACAGCATCTACGGCGTGGAGAAGAAGCAGCTGCCGCACATGCTGTGCGTGACCAACCTCATGCTGCATGGCATCGAAGTCCCCAGCAACGTGCGCCACGACAACACACTGGCCCGCCCGCTGCGGGACTACGCGCCGGCCGAGCGCGTGGACGTGGTGCTGACCAACCCGCCCTTCGGCGGCATCGAGGAGCCGGGCATCGAGGCCGGCTTTCCGGCGGACGTGCGGACCAAGGAAACGGCTGACCTGTTCCTGGTGCTGATCAAGCACATCCTGAAGGCCAACGGCCGCGCCGCGCTGGTTCTGCCCGACGGCACGCTGTTCGGCGAGGGCGTGAAGACGCGCATCAAGGAGCAGCTGCTGGCCGAGTGCAACCTGCACACCATCGTGCGCCTGCCCAACGGCGTCTTCGCGCCCTACACTGGCATCAAGACCAACCTGCTGTTCTTCACCAAGGGCCGGCCGACGGAAGCCATCTGGTACTACGAGCACCCCTACCCGCCGGGCGCGAAGAGCTACAACAAGACCAAGCCGATCCGCATCGAGGAGTTCGACGCCGAGAAGGCCTGGTGGGGCAGCGAGGCCGATGGCTTTGCGGCGCGGGTGGAGAACGGGCGGGCGTGGAAGGTGGACATTGCGGCCATCCAGGCCGCGGGCTACAACCTGGACCAGAAGAACCCGCACACACCGGATGCGGTGAGCCACGATCCGGACGAACTGCTGCGCGAGTACGCGCGCCTGCAGACTGAGACACAGGGGCTGCGCAATCAGCTGAAGGCGATATTGGCCGAGTCGCTGATGAGGGCGCGGGCGTGA
- the hsdR gene encoding EcoAI/FtnUII family type I restriction enzme subunit R encodes MSKKTVSESDICDKFIRPAMESAGWDGMSQIYREYPLRAGRVVVRGRKARRDVSTVLRADYALFFKTNIPLAVVEAKDNNHAVGAGMAQAINYAQLLDVPFSFASNGDGFVFRDATLADGVLERNLTLEEFPSPAELWTRYCAWKGWTPEVRRVTEHDYAPTKTPRYYQLNAINRTVEAIACGRNRVLLVMATGTGKTYTAFQIIWRLWKSGAKKRILFLADRNILIDQTMVNDFRPFKGAMAKLSPHAKGVEVVDSQGKTAVEEVDLAINRATKQVNKSYEIYLSLYQAVSGTEEDRNIYKQFSPDFFDLIIVDECHRGSAAEDSAWRDILSYFSTATQVGLTATPKETADISNTDYFGEPVYTYSLRQGIEDGYLAPYKVIRVDLDKDAFGWRPPEGMTDKLGNLIEDRVYTGADMNRKLVLERRDEVVAAKITEYLKATNRYDKSIVFCEDIEHAARMRQALSNANADLCVSQPNYVVQITGDNPEGKRELDNFIDPEKTYPVIATTSKLMSTGVDAQTCKLIVLDQNIKSMTLFKQIIGRGTRLREDLGKSWFTILDFKRATELFADPAFDGDPVQIYEPGPGQPVEPPQPPEPPQGGSTGLPDDPPPGPGPFIGGDDGPAEPRKYIVGGSVNVAVARERVQYLNADGKLVTESLRDYTRINLGKAYDSLDSFLQAWNSAERKAALIEELEGRGVFLDALADEVGKDFDPFDLLLHVAYDQPPLTRRERAQRVKKRNVFTQYGPVARQVLDTLLDKYADEGITTIESDAVLRVQPFTNLGSPVELIRSFGGRPQYLQALATLERELYAATSAPPQA; translated from the coding sequence ATGAGTAAGAAGACCGTGTCTGAAAGCGACATCTGCGACAAGTTCATCCGCCCGGCCATGGAGTCCGCCGGTTGGGACGGCATGTCACAGATCTATCGCGAATACCCCCTGCGGGCGGGCCGCGTCGTCGTTCGCGGGCGCAAGGCGCGCCGAGATGTTTCCACGGTACTTCGCGCCGACTACGCACTCTTCTTCAAGACCAACATCCCACTGGCCGTCGTCGAGGCCAAGGACAACAACCACGCCGTGGGCGCCGGGATGGCTCAGGCCATCAACTACGCTCAACTTCTTGACGTGCCGTTCAGCTTCGCCAGCAACGGTGATGGCTTCGTGTTCCGCGACGCAACGCTCGCCGATGGGGTGCTTGAGCGCAACTTGACGCTTGAAGAATTCCCCTCGCCTGCCGAGTTGTGGACGCGGTACTGCGCTTGGAAGGGCTGGACGCCCGAAGTTCGCCGGGTCACTGAGCACGACTACGCGCCGACAAAGACTCCGCGCTATTACCAGCTCAACGCCATCAACCGCACGGTCGAAGCCATCGCCTGCGGTCGGAACCGCGTGCTGCTAGTCATGGCCACCGGCACTGGGAAGACCTACACAGCCTTTCAGATCATCTGGCGCCTGTGGAAGAGCGGCGCCAAGAAGCGCATCCTGTTCTTGGCCGACCGAAACATCCTGATCGACCAGACCATGGTCAACGACTTCCGGCCGTTCAAGGGCGCGATGGCCAAGCTGAGCCCGCACGCCAAGGGCGTCGAGGTGGTCGACAGCCAGGGGAAGACCGCGGTCGAAGAGGTCGACCTCGCCATCAATCGCGCCACCAAGCAGGTCAACAAGAGCTACGAGATCTACCTGTCGCTGTACCAGGCGGTCAGCGGCACGGAAGAAGATCGCAACATCTACAAGCAGTTCTCGCCCGACTTCTTCGACCTCATCATCGTTGACGAATGCCACCGCGGCAGCGCGGCCGAAGACTCGGCGTGGCGGGACATCCTCAGCTACTTCAGCACTGCCACCCAGGTTGGTCTGACGGCCACGCCCAAGGAGACAGCCGACATCTCCAACACCGACTACTTCGGCGAGCCCGTCTACACGTACAGCCTTCGCCAGGGTATCGAGGACGGCTACCTGGCTCCGTACAAGGTGATCCGTGTCGACCTGGACAAGGACGCCTTCGGCTGGCGCCCGCCCGAGGGTATGACCGACAAGCTGGGCAACCTCATCGAGGACCGGGTCTACACCGGCGCCGACATGAACCGCAAGCTGGTGCTGGAGCGCCGCGACGAGGTGGTGGCCGCCAAGATTACCGAGTACCTGAAGGCCACGAACCGCTACGACAAGTCGATCGTCTTCTGCGAGGACATCGAGCACGCCGCTCGCATGCGCCAAGCCCTGAGCAACGCCAACGCCGACCTGTGCGTCAGCCAGCCGAACTACGTCGTGCAGATCACCGGCGACAACCCCGAAGGCAAGCGCGAGCTCGACAACTTCATCGACCCCGAGAAGACCTACCCGGTCATCGCCACTACCTCCAAGCTGATGAGCACGGGTGTCGATGCCCAGACTTGCAAGCTCATCGTGCTGGACCAGAACATCAAGTCGATGACGCTGTTCAAGCAGATCATCGGGCGGGGCACCCGGCTGCGAGAGGATCTGGGCAAGAGCTGGTTCACCATCCTCGACTTCAAACGTGCCACCGAACTGTTTGCAGACCCGGCCTTCGATGGCGATCCGGTGCAAATCTATGAGCCGGGCCCGGGCCAGCCTGTCGAGCCGCCGCAGCCACCGGAGCCGCCCCAAGGCGGGTCGACCGGGCTACCAGATGATCCGCCGCCCGGCCCCGGTCCGTTCATCGGCGGCGACGATGGTCCCGCCGAACCTCGCAAGTACATCGTCGGTGGCAGCGTCAACGTGGCCGTGGCGCGAGAGCGCGTGCAGTACCTGAACGCCGACGGCAAGCTGGTCACCGAGAGCCTGCGCGACTACACCCGCATCAACCTGGGCAAGGCCTACGACTCGCTGGACAGCTTTCTGCAGGCCTGGAACAGCGCCGAGCGCAAGGCTGCGCTGATCGAAGAGCTGGAAGGCCGCGGCGTCTTCCTGGATGCACTGGCCGACGAGGTGGGCAAGGACTTCGACCCCTTCGACCTGCTGCTGCACGTGGCCTACGACCAGCCGCCGCTGACCCGCCGAGAACGCGCCCAGCGCGTGAAGAAGCGCAACGTCTTCACCCAGTACGGTCCGGTGGCCCGCCAGGTGCTGGACACGCTGCTGGACAAGTACGCCGACGAAGGCATCACCACCATCGAGAGCGACGCCGTGCTGCGCGTGCAGCCCTTCACCAACCTGGGCTCGCCCGTGGAGCTGATCCGCAGCTTCGGCGGCCGCCCCCAATACCTCCAAGCCTTGGCCACGCTGGAGCGCGAGCTGTATGCCGCGACTTCGGCGCCGCCCCAGGCCTGA
- the tnpB gene encoding IS66 family insertion sequence element accessory protein TnpB (TnpB, as the term is used for proteins encoded by IS66 family insertion elements, is considered an accessory protein, since TnpC, encoded by a neighboring gene, is a DDE family transposase.): MLGLPPNTRVWIAAGHTDMRKGFDGLTALVQTALADNPYSGHVFVFRGKRGDMIKVLWFDGQGLLLLSKRLERGRFVWPQATSGAVSLTPAQLSMLLEGIDWRMPARTPSVSRHSSKVV, from the coding sequence ATGCTGGGCCTGCCGCCGAACACGCGGGTGTGGATCGCAGCCGGCCACACCGACATGCGCAAGGGCTTCGACGGCCTGACGGCCTTGGTACAGACCGCATTGGCCGACAACCCGTACTCCGGCCACGTGTTCGTCTTCCGCGGCAAGCGCGGCGACATGATCAAGGTGCTGTGGTTCGACGGCCAGGGCCTGCTGCTGTTGAGCAAGCGATTGGAACGCGGCCGCTTCGTCTGGCCACAGGCCACCTCCGGTGCCGTGTCGCTCACCCCAGCGCAACTGTCGATGCTGCTGGAGGGCATCGACTGGCGGATGCCAGCTCGCACCCCGAGCGTGTCTCGCCACTCGTCCAAGGTGGTCTGA
- a CDS encoding helix-turn-helix domain-containing protein, whose amino-acid sequence MRNPEVRQQIGQRLLEERVRLGLTQQALADTIGAPRVSFVKYEAGQSSPAAETLVALEGAGVDVRYVLTGLRQAPSGVDRDRFRRAFHEVERQVKANREKLSTDERLSLAWRLYDAFSTVDQVA is encoded by the coding sequence ATGCGAAACCCCGAGGTCCGTCAACAGATCGGCCAGCGCCTGCTCGAAGAGCGGGTGCGGCTCGGTCTCACCCAGCAGGCGTTGGCGGACACCATCGGCGCTCCCCGCGTGAGCTTCGTCAAATACGAGGCAGGGCAGTCATCGCCCGCCGCGGAAACGCTGGTTGCGCTTGAAGGCGCCGGCGTCGACGTGCGCTATGTGCTCACCGGCCTGCGGCAGGCGCCGAGCGGCGTGGACCGGGATCGATTCCGCAGAGCGTTCCATGAAGTTGAACGCCAGGTGAAGGCGAACCGGGAGAAGCTGTCGACCGACGAGAGGTTGTCGCTGGCCTGGCGGCTATACGACGCTTTCAGCACTGTCGATCAAGTAGCGTAG
- a CDS encoding DUF2778 domain-containing protein — translation MFQCTFILNDKPLSDLVVGGTRFVGGTRFPVFSGMDADRNKRAAACHPSVGPIPPGRYYIFDRQSGGRLAALRSVFGTDKHGWFALYKDDGRIDDQVVCDSIGRGQFRLHPKGPMGISQGCITIEHEGDFQRLSAMLRSLPSTAVQGSNLKAYGIVTVS, via the coding sequence ATGTTTCAATGCACCTTCATCCTCAACGACAAGCCGTTGAGCGATCTTGTGGTCGGCGGCACGCGATTCGTCGGTGGCACCCGCTTTCCGGTTTTCTCGGGCATGGACGCCGATAGGAACAAGCGAGCGGCCGCATGTCATCCCAGCGTCGGCCCGATCCCACCCGGCCGTTACTACATCTTCGATCGGCAATCAGGCGGACGCCTCGCGGCTTTGCGGAGCGTCTTCGGGACCGATAAGCACGGGTGGTTCGCGCTTTACAAGGATGACGGTCGGATCGACGACCAGGTCGTCTGCGACTCTATCGGCCGTGGGCAATTCCGTCTGCATCCGAAAGGACCGATGGGCATCAGCCAGGGCTGCATCACGATCGAGCACGAAGGCGATTTCCAACGTCTCAGCGCGATGCTTCGCAGCCTGCCGTCGACCGCGGTTCAAGGCTCGAATTTGAAGGCCTACGGCATCGTCACCGTGTCATGA